The following proteins come from a genomic window of Meles meles chromosome 1, mMelMel3.1 paternal haplotype, whole genome shotgun sequence:
- the POLR3C gene encoding DNA-directed RNA polymerase III subunit RPC3 isoform X2 — protein sequence MTQAEIKLCSLLLQEHFGEIVENIGVHLIRTGSQPLRVIAQDTGTSLDQVKKALCVLIQHNLVMYQVHKRGVVEYEAQCSRVLRMLRYPRYIYTAKTLYSDTGELIVEELLLNGKMTMSAVVKKVADRLTETMEDGKTMDYAEVSNTFVRLADTHFVQRCPWVPATENSDPGPPPPAPILVISEKDMYLVPKLSLIGRGKRRRSSDEDAAGEPKAKRPKHSTDNKEPTPDDGIYWQANLDRFHQHFRDQAIVSAVANRMDQTSSEIMRTMLRMSEITTPSAAPFTQPLSSNEIFRSLPVGYNISKQVLDQYLTLLADDPLEFVGKSGDSGGGMYVINLHKALGSLATATLESVVQERFGSRCARIFRLVLQKKHLEQKQVEDFAMIPAKEAKDMLYKMLSGNFISLQEIPKTPDHAPSRTFYLYTVNILSAARMLLHRCYKSIANLIERRQFETKENKRLLEKSQRVEAIIASMQATGAEEAQLQEIEEMITAPERQQLETLKRNVNKLDASEIQVDETIFLLESYIESTMKRQ from the exons ATGACTCAAGCAGAAATTAAACTTTGCTCACTGTTGCTGCAAGAGCATTTTGGAGAGATTGTAGAAAACATTGGAGTCCATCTAATCAGAACAGGCAGCCAGCCACTGAGAGTAATTGCCCAAGACACAGGAACATCTCTGGATCAG GTGAAAAAAGCCCTTTGTGTGCTCATCCAACATAACCTGGTGATGTATCAAGTGCACAAACGTGGTGTAGTGGAGTATGAAGCCCAGTGCAGCCGTGTGTTGCGAATGCTTAGGTATCCCCGGTACATCTATACTGCCAAAACACTGTATAGTGACACTGGAGAGCTCATTGTGGAGGAGCTGCTACTGAATGGCAAAATGACAATGTCAGCCGTTGTGAAGAAAGTGGCAGACCGACTCACAGAGACTATGGAGG ATGGCAAGACCATGGACTATGCTGAGGTATCAAACACATTTGTGCGACTAGCAGACACACACTTTGTACAGCGTTGCCCCTGGGTGCCTGCCACTGAGAATTCAGACCCGGGGCCACCGCCACCTGCCCCCATTCTTGTCATCAGTGAAAAGGACATGTACCTGGTTCCTAAACTTAGTTTGATTG GGAGGGGTAAAAGGAGAAGATCATCTGATGAAGATGCTGCTGGGGAGCCGAAAGCCAAGAGACCAAAACATAGCACAGATAACAAAGAG CCCACTCCAGATGATGGGATTTACTGGCAGGCCAACCTTGACAGATTCCACCAGCACTTCCGTGACCAAGCCATTGTCAGCGCAGTTGCCAACAGGATGGACCAG ACCAGCAGCGAGATCATGCGGACTATGCTTCGGATGAGTGAGATTaccactccctctgctgcccccttcACCCAGCCATTGTCTTCCAATGAG ATCTTCAGATCCCTACCTGTTGGCTATAACATCTCAAAACAAGTTCTTGATCAGTATCTCACTCTGCTGGCAGATGATCCA ctaGAGTTTGTTGGAAAGTCTGGCGACAGTGGTGGAGGAATGTATGTCATCA ACCTGCATAAAGCTCTCGGATCCCTAGCCACAGCCACTCTGGAGTCTGTCGTACAGGAGAG GTTTGGGTCTCGCTGTGCCAGAATATTCCGTTTAGTTTTGCAAAAGAAACACCTGGAACAGAAGCAGGTAGAAGACTTTGCAATGATTCCAGCAAAGGAGGCAAAGGATATGCTTTACAAGATGCTCTCGGGAAATTTCATATCACTCCAG GAAATTCCCAAAACGCCAGACCATGCCCCATCCAGGACCTTCTATTTATATACCGTGAACATCCTGTCAGCTGCCCGAATGTTGCTGCACAGATGCTACAAG AGCATAGCCAACTTGATAGAAAGAAGACAGTTTGAAACCAAAGAGAACAA GCGTCTACTAGAAAAGTCTCAGAGGGTGGAAGCCATTATTGCATCTATGCAGGCTACAGGCGCAGAGGAGGCACAGCTCCAAGAAATAGAGGAGATGATCACAGCTCCTGAACGCCAGCAGCTAGAAACCCTGAAGCGTAATGTCAACAA GTTGGATGCCAGTGAGATCCAAGTGGACGAAACCATCTTCCTACTGGAGTCATATATTGAGAGCACCATGAAGAGGCAATGA
- the POLR3C gene encoding DNA-directed RNA polymerase III subunit RPC3 isoform X3, with product MTQAEIKLCSLLLQEHFGEIVENIGVHLIRTGSQPLRVIAQDTGTSLDQVKKALCVLIQHNLVMYQVHKRGVVEYEAQCSRVLRMLRYPRYIYTAKTLYSDTGELIVEELLLNGKMTMSAVVKKVADRLTETMEDGKTMDYAEVSNTFVRLADTHFVQRCPWVPATENSDPGPPPPAPILVISEKDMYLVPKLSLIGRGKRRRSSDEDAAGEPKAKRPKHSTDNKEPTPDDGIYWQANLDRFHQHFRDQAIVSAVANRMDQFTFQTQTSSEIMRTMLRMSEITTPSAAPFTQPLSSNEIFRSLPVGYNISKQVLDQYLTLLADDPLEFVGKSGDSGGGMYVINLHKALGSLATATLESVVQERFGSRCARIFRLVLQKKHLEQKQVEDFAMIPAKEAKDMLYKMLSGNFISLQEIPKTPDHAPSRTFYLYTVNILSAARMLLHRCYKSIANLIERRQFETKENKLDASEIQVDETIFLLESYIESTMKRQ from the exons ATGACTCAAGCAGAAATTAAACTTTGCTCACTGTTGCTGCAAGAGCATTTTGGAGAGATTGTAGAAAACATTGGAGTCCATCTAATCAGAACAGGCAGCCAGCCACTGAGAGTAATTGCCCAAGACACAGGAACATCTCTGGATCAG GTGAAAAAAGCCCTTTGTGTGCTCATCCAACATAACCTGGTGATGTATCAAGTGCACAAACGTGGTGTAGTGGAGTATGAAGCCCAGTGCAGCCGTGTGTTGCGAATGCTTAGGTATCCCCGGTACATCTATACTGCCAAAACACTGTATAGTGACACTGGAGAGCTCATTGTGGAGGAGCTGCTACTGAATGGCAAAATGACAATGTCAGCCGTTGTGAAGAAAGTGGCAGACCGACTCACAGAGACTATGGAGG ATGGCAAGACCATGGACTATGCTGAGGTATCAAACACATTTGTGCGACTAGCAGACACACACTTTGTACAGCGTTGCCCCTGGGTGCCTGCCACTGAGAATTCAGACCCGGGGCCACCGCCACCTGCCCCCATTCTTGTCATCAGTGAAAAGGACATGTACCTGGTTCCTAAACTTAGTTTGATTG GGAGGGGTAAAAGGAGAAGATCATCTGATGAAGATGCTGCTGGGGAGCCGAAAGCCAAGAGACCAAAACATAGCACAGATAACAAAGAG CCCACTCCAGATGATGGGATTTACTGGCAGGCCAACCTTGACAGATTCCACCAGCACTTCCGTGACCAAGCCATTGTCAGCGCAGTTGCCAACAGGATGGACCAG TTCACTTTTCAAACCCAGACCAGCAGCGAGATCATGCGGACTATGCTTCGGATGAGTGAGATTaccactccctctgctgcccccttcACCCAGCCATTGTCTTCCAATGAG ATCTTCAGATCCCTACCTGTTGGCTATAACATCTCAAAACAAGTTCTTGATCAGTATCTCACTCTGCTGGCAGATGATCCA ctaGAGTTTGTTGGAAAGTCTGGCGACAGTGGTGGAGGAATGTATGTCATCA ACCTGCATAAAGCTCTCGGATCCCTAGCCACAGCCACTCTGGAGTCTGTCGTACAGGAGAG GTTTGGGTCTCGCTGTGCCAGAATATTCCGTTTAGTTTTGCAAAAGAAACACCTGGAACAGAAGCAGGTAGAAGACTTTGCAATGATTCCAGCAAAGGAGGCAAAGGATATGCTTTACAAGATGCTCTCGGGAAATTTCATATCACTCCAG GAAATTCCCAAAACGCCAGACCATGCCCCATCCAGGACCTTCTATTTATATACCGTGAACATCCTGTCAGCTGCCCGAATGTTGCTGCACAGATGCTACAAG AGCATAGCCAACTTGATAGAAAGAAGACAGTTTGAAACCAAAGAGAACAA GTTGGATGCCAGTGAGATCCAAGTGGACGAAACCATCTTCCTACTGGAGTCATATATTGAGAGCACCATGAAGAGGCAATGA
- the POLR3C gene encoding DNA-directed RNA polymerase III subunit RPC3 isoform X1, with protein sequence MTQAEIKLCSLLLQEHFGEIVENIGVHLIRTGSQPLRVIAQDTGTSLDQVKKALCVLIQHNLVMYQVHKRGVVEYEAQCSRVLRMLRYPRYIYTAKTLYSDTGELIVEELLLNGKMTMSAVVKKVADRLTETMEDGKTMDYAEVSNTFVRLADTHFVQRCPWVPATENSDPGPPPPAPILVISEKDMYLVPKLSLIGRGKRRRSSDEDAAGEPKAKRPKHSTDNKEPTPDDGIYWQANLDRFHQHFRDQAIVSAVANRMDQFTFQTQTSSEIMRTMLRMSEITTPSAAPFTQPLSSNEIFRSLPVGYNISKQVLDQYLTLLADDPLEFVGKSGDSGGGMYVINLHKALGSLATATLESVVQERFGSRCARIFRLVLQKKHLEQKQVEDFAMIPAKEAKDMLYKMLSGNFISLQEIPKTPDHAPSRTFYLYTVNILSAARMLLHRCYKSIANLIERRQFETKENKRLLEKSQRVEAIIASMQATGAEEAQLQEIEEMITAPERQQLETLKRNVNKLDASEIQVDETIFLLESYIESTMKRQ encoded by the exons ATGACTCAAGCAGAAATTAAACTTTGCTCACTGTTGCTGCAAGAGCATTTTGGAGAGATTGTAGAAAACATTGGAGTCCATCTAATCAGAACAGGCAGCCAGCCACTGAGAGTAATTGCCCAAGACACAGGAACATCTCTGGATCAG GTGAAAAAAGCCCTTTGTGTGCTCATCCAACATAACCTGGTGATGTATCAAGTGCACAAACGTGGTGTAGTGGAGTATGAAGCCCAGTGCAGCCGTGTGTTGCGAATGCTTAGGTATCCCCGGTACATCTATACTGCCAAAACACTGTATAGTGACACTGGAGAGCTCATTGTGGAGGAGCTGCTACTGAATGGCAAAATGACAATGTCAGCCGTTGTGAAGAAAGTGGCAGACCGACTCACAGAGACTATGGAGG ATGGCAAGACCATGGACTATGCTGAGGTATCAAACACATTTGTGCGACTAGCAGACACACACTTTGTACAGCGTTGCCCCTGGGTGCCTGCCACTGAGAATTCAGACCCGGGGCCACCGCCACCTGCCCCCATTCTTGTCATCAGTGAAAAGGACATGTACCTGGTTCCTAAACTTAGTTTGATTG GGAGGGGTAAAAGGAGAAGATCATCTGATGAAGATGCTGCTGGGGAGCCGAAAGCCAAGAGACCAAAACATAGCACAGATAACAAAGAG CCCACTCCAGATGATGGGATTTACTGGCAGGCCAACCTTGACAGATTCCACCAGCACTTCCGTGACCAAGCCATTGTCAGCGCAGTTGCCAACAGGATGGACCAG TTCACTTTTCAAACCCAGACCAGCAGCGAGATCATGCGGACTATGCTTCGGATGAGTGAGATTaccactccctctgctgcccccttcACCCAGCCATTGTCTTCCAATGAG ATCTTCAGATCCCTACCTGTTGGCTATAACATCTCAAAACAAGTTCTTGATCAGTATCTCACTCTGCTGGCAGATGATCCA ctaGAGTTTGTTGGAAAGTCTGGCGACAGTGGTGGAGGAATGTATGTCATCA ACCTGCATAAAGCTCTCGGATCCCTAGCCACAGCCACTCTGGAGTCTGTCGTACAGGAGAG GTTTGGGTCTCGCTGTGCCAGAATATTCCGTTTAGTTTTGCAAAAGAAACACCTGGAACAGAAGCAGGTAGAAGACTTTGCAATGATTCCAGCAAAGGAGGCAAAGGATATGCTTTACAAGATGCTCTCGGGAAATTTCATATCACTCCAG GAAATTCCCAAAACGCCAGACCATGCCCCATCCAGGACCTTCTATTTATATACCGTGAACATCCTGTCAGCTGCCCGAATGTTGCTGCACAGATGCTACAAG AGCATAGCCAACTTGATAGAAAGAAGACAGTTTGAAACCAAAGAGAACAA GCGTCTACTAGAAAAGTCTCAGAGGGTGGAAGCCATTATTGCATCTATGCAGGCTACAGGCGCAGAGGAGGCACAGCTCCAAGAAATAGAGGAGATGATCACAGCTCCTGAACGCCAGCAGCTAGAAACCCTGAAGCGTAATGTCAACAA GTTGGATGCCAGTGAGATCCAAGTGGACGAAACCATCTTCCTACTGGAGTCATATATTGAGAGCACCATGAAGAGGCAATGA